The following proteins are encoded in a genomic region of Ostrea edulis chromosome 7, xbOstEdul1.1, whole genome shotgun sequence:
- the LOC125654026 gene encoding BTB/POZ domain-containing protein 6-like: protein MAASIIDDWQSCRNIQYCNKHMWTSQIACDIDFLVGENKERLSAHKYVLVSRSCVFFSMFCGPLAETQREITLPDIEPPVFKALVEFLYTDSVDLQPDIVLPLLYAAKKYSVQALVKQCIQFLELDQTTENICAILEQSHLYDEHELQRKCMIYICRHTKDVLESEDFLHLSPTCLEVILSSDELQVDEKSVLDAALKWANFRCKETGLDVNAENQRKVLGNIIYQVRFPLLGDQYFTEVVADMDILNDAEKVELFKFFFKKERNKKCKFSSINRYSGLDSPTSMTASFHSDVNDSRPIQTCIRYQTVYEDGSWYCGGEPDAISFTCSEKIMLHGILVYGSYIGEGVYDVTCSIYDTMEIEKVSRKTRLRTSESQHTYPVLLETPIEIRSGKKHSLVVKLISSDGLDTYQGKNGLSTVTCSGVRFSFSKSKFSRNGTDVKIGQIPGILFTSQVDISDEYDST from the exons ATGGCGGCTTCCATCATCGATGACTGGCAGTCCTGTCGGAACATACAGTATTGCAATAAACACATGTGGACCAGTCAGATTGCTTGTGACATAGACTTTTTGGTTGGGGAGAACAAGGAGAGGTTATCAGCACACAAATATGTTCTAGTTAGTCGAAGTTGTGTCTTCTTTTCTATGTTCTGTGGACCCCTGGCTGAGacacaaagggaaataactctacCAGATATTGAACCACCCGTATTTAAAGCATTGGTCGA ATTTCTGTACACAGACAGTGTTGACTTACAACCAGACATTGTGCTCCCATTGTTATACGCAGCCAAAAAGTACTCAGTCCAGGCTCTGGTGAAGCAGTGTATTCAGTTCTTAGAGCTCGATCAGACAACAGAAAACATCTGCGCCATTCTGGAACAGTCCCATCTGTACGACGAACACGAACTCCAGCGGAAGTGTATGATCTATATCTGTCGACACACAAAAGATGTCCTAGAATCGGAAGACTTTCTTCATCTGTCTCCCACATGTTTGGAAGTGATTTTATCCAGTGATGAGCTGCAGGTTGATGAGAAATCGGTTCTAGATGCCGCATTAAAATGGGCCAACTTTAGGTGTAAGGAGACAGGTTTGGATGTCAATGCAGAGAACCAGAGAAAGGTACTGGGGAATATTATCTATCAGGTTAGGTTTCCTTTACTTGGAGATCAATATTTCACAGAAGTTGTTGCTGATATGGACATCCTGAATGATGCTGAAAAAGTGGAACTTTTCAAATTCTTCTTcaagaaagaaagaaacaagAAATGCAAGTTTAGTTCAATAAACAGGTACTCGGGATTAGACTCTCCCACCTCCATGACTGCATCTTTCCACTCCGATGTAAACGACAGTCGTCCAATTCAAACCTGTATCCGGTACCAGACTGTGTACGAGGACGGGTCCTGGTACTGCGGTGGAGAACCGGATGCTATTTCCTTCACCTGCAGTGAGAAGATAATGCTTCACGGAATTCTCGTATATGGATCGTACATTGGTGAAGGAGTGTATGATGTGACGTGCTCTATTTATGACACTATGGAGATTGAAAAGGTTTCCAGGAAAACCCGACTGCGGACCAGCGAGAGCCAGCACACATACCCGGTTCTCCTGGAAACTCCGATTGAAATTAGATCAGGGAAGAAGCATTCTTTAGTGGTGAAGCTAATCAGCTCTGACGGCCTAGACACTTACCAAGGGAAGAACGGCCTCAGCACGGTTACCTGCTCAGGTGTGCGCTTTAGTTTCAGTAAGTCCAAGTTCAGTCGAAATGGAACTGATGTGaagattggtcaaattccaggCATTCTGTTTACAAGTCAGGTCGACATTTCAGATGAATATGATTCAACGTAA